GCGCCTGAGAGTTCTATTTTAGCTTTTTCAGCTGCTTCTTTGAGTCTTTGAAGAGCCATTTTGTCGTTTGATAAATCAATAGCGCTTTCTTTTTTGAATTCTGAAATTAAATGTTTTATTATTTCGTCGTCAAAATTGTCACCACCAAGATGTGTGTCTCCGTTGGTTGACTTTACTTCAAAAACACCATCTCCAAGTTCCAATATTGAAATGTCAAATGTTCCCCCACCAAGATCGTAAACAGCAACGATCTCTTCGTGTTTTTTTTCAATTCCATAAGCAAGAGCAGCAGCAGTTGGCTCGTTAACAATTCTTTTTACCTCAAGACCTGCTATTTTTCCAGCATCTTTTGTGGCTTGTCTTTGAGCATCATTAAAGTAAGCAGGAACTGTGATAACAGCCTCTGTAACTTTTTCACCTAAATAAGCCTCTGCTGTTTCTTTCATTTTTGTAAGAGTTGCTGCTGAGATCTCAGGCGGTGACATTTGCTTTTTTATATTTGAAATGTTTACTCGCGCATCGCCATTTAGTCCTTTTTCTATTTTATAAGGAACCATTTTTATTTCGCTTGCAACCTCTTCAAATCTTCTTCCCATAAATCTTTTAATAGAATAAATTGTGTTTTCAGGGTTTGTAACCATTTGGTTTTTTGCAACTTGCCCCACAAGTCTTTCGCCTTTATTTGTGTAAGCAACAATAGATGGAGTAGTTCTTCCCCCTTCTGAATTTTGTATTACAACTGGTTTTCCATGCTCCATTATAGCTACGCATGAGTTTGTTGTTCCTAGGTCAATACCTATTATTTTGCCCATATTATAAACCTCCTTTTTTCTAATTAATTTTTGCTTTGAGCAACTTTAACTTTCGCTGTTCTTAATATTCTGTCGTTGTAGCAATATCCTTTTTGGTATACTTCTACTATTTCTGGATTTTTAAGACCCTCTTTCTCTTCAATGCTTATTGCTTCATGACGACTTGGATCAAAGTTCTCGCCATTTTCTCCAAATTTTTTTAAATTATATTTTTTATCAAAGATTGATAGTATTTCATTTTCAATCATACTGATTCCTGTTAATAAGTTATCAAAATCTTTAGATTTTTTTGAAGAGTTAATAGCTCGTTCTAAGTTATCAAGAAAAT
The window above is part of the Borreliella burgdorferi B31 genome. Proteins encoded here:
- the grpE gene encoding nucleotide exchange factor GrpE, whose amino-acid sequence is MEKKETKSESEKTNKQDNKNTKSQKKENLNLVNSDKKIAELENEISNLKDLYLRKQAEFENFRKRLEKEKDNFVKFANETIMKDVVNFLDNLERAINSSKKSKDFDNLLTGISMIENEILSIFDKKYNLKKFGENGENFDPSRHEAISIEEKEGLKNPEIVEVYQKGYCYNDRILRTAKVKVAQSKN